The proteins below are encoded in one region of Metabacillus dongyingensis:
- the pth gene encoding aminoacyl-tRNA hydrolase, whose protein sequence is MKLFIGLGNPGKQYEDTRHNVGFMAIDELSKRLNIPLDRSKFNGIFGIGHVSGEKIILLKPLTYMNLSGECIRPLMDYYEIEDKDIAVIYDDLDLPAGKVRLRMKGSAGGHNGIKSMITHLNTQEFNRVRIGIDRPAGGMSVSNYVLGSFGKEEQPSIKDAIAISADACESFITEPFLQVMNKYN, encoded by the coding sequence ATGAAACTATTCATTGGACTTGGGAATCCAGGGAAGCAATATGAGGATACACGGCACAATGTCGGCTTTATGGCGATTGACGAACTATCAAAGCGATTGAACATTCCTCTTGATCGTTCAAAGTTTAACGGAATCTTCGGAATCGGTCATGTTTCAGGCGAGAAAATCATATTATTAAAACCACTTACATATATGAACCTTTCAGGTGAATGCATCAGGCCCTTGATGGACTATTATGAAATCGAGGATAAAGACATTGCTGTCATTTACGATGATCTTGATTTACCCGCTGGAAAAGTGCGTCTGAGAATGAAGGGCAGTGCGGGAGGCCATAACGGAATCAAATCAATGATTACGCATTTAAACACCCAGGAATTTAATCGTGTGCGAATTGGAATCGACCGTCCGGCTGGCGGCATGAGTGTTTCAAATTATGTTTTGGGCTCATTTGGGAAAGAAGAACAGCCGAGCATAAAAGACGCGATTGCAATCTCTGCAGATGCATGTGAAAGCTTTATTACAGAGCCGTTTTTACAGGTGATGAACAAATATAACTAA
- a CDS encoding anti-sigma-F factor Fin family protein translates to MALHYKCRHCGVNVGTIDSVSVYSEQLGFHHLSQEERQEMISYESNGDILVKTICEDCQEALERNPDYHQLQRFIQ, encoded by the coding sequence GTGGCGCTACATTATAAATGCCGTCATTGCGGCGTAAATGTTGGAACAATTGACAGCGTTTCAGTATACAGTGAACAATTGGGATTCCATCACCTGTCGCAGGAAGAGAGACAAGAAATGATATCATACGAGTCGAATGGCGATATACTTGTAAAAACCATTTGCGAGGATTGTCAGGAAGCATTAGAGAGAAATCCTGATTATCATCAGCTGCAGCGTTTTATTCAATAG
- the mfd gene encoding transcription-repair coupling factor, which produces MQSLQHYFYDNDDFQTIIEGVHGGLKEQLVAGLSGSARSVFTSSLYQHSKKPILMITHNLFQAQKIYEDLANLLGDQVLLYPVNELIASELAVASPELKAQRMEVLNQLSQNKRRIIVAPVAALRRFLPPKEAWLENQFHLKLGQDLDLEKTMASLITMGYERAGMVSAPGEFSLRGGIMDIYPLTEEYPIRIELFDTEIDSIRSFNSEDQRSIAKLKEVHIGPAEELVVDQSRITACIQKLESGLAYSLKRLKDEKQKEILAENIGYELEQLRNGQFNQEMFKYLSYFYAKPASLLDYFHEQTIVVMDEVSRIQEMYENLEKEEADWYTSLLEHGKIVNDVQMSHKYTDVLTKTKHPLVYLSLFLRHVPHTSPQNILNVSCKQMQNFHGQMNVLKSEIDRWKKAKFSVVFLGATEERVKKLEGVLADYEITAAFLKKNEAPKLGNLYIMEGDLQTGFELPLQKLAVITEEELFKKRVKKQPRSQKISNAERIKSYSELQVGDHVVHVNHGIGKYLGIETLVINGVHKDYLHIRYHGSDKLYVPVEQIDLIQKYVGSEGKEPKIYKLGGSDWKRVKKKVESSVQDIADDLIKLYAEREASVGYGFSPDGEMQREFESIFPYQETEDQLRSIHEIKLDMERERPMDRLLCGDVGYGKTEVAIRAAFKAIADGKQVALLVPTTILAQQHFETVRERFQDYPINIGLLSRFRSRKEMNETVKGLKSGTVDMVIGTHRLLSKDVTYKELGLLIIDEEQRFGVTHKEKIKQMKANIDVLTLTATPIPRTLHMSMLGVRDLSVIETPPENRFPVQTYVVEYNGGFVREAIERELARGGQVYFLYNRVDDIDRKADEISMLVPDARVTYAHGKMSENELESTMLNFLDGQFDVLVSTTIIETGVDIPNVNTLIVHDADKMGLSQLYQLRGRVGRSSRIAYAYFTYRKDKVLTEVAEKRLQAIKEFTELGSGFKIAMRDLSIRGAGNLLGAQQHGFIDSVGFDLYSQMLKEAIEERREDGPKEKPFQVEIDLEVDAYLPEEYISDGRQKIDIYKRFRAVASLADLEELQEEIVDRFGDYPAEVGYLLQIAKLKVFAVQEKVDMIKQEKDSVALFVSEDASRLVDGQKLFDLSNKYGRAVGLGMDGKRLKITIQTKGVIADKWLKIASELLNGLGSVKKVEISAN; this is translated from the coding sequence TTGCAAAGTTTGCAGCATTACTTTTATGATAATGACGATTTTCAGACGATTATTGAAGGAGTTCATGGAGGCCTGAAAGAACAGCTCGTAGCAGGCTTATCCGGCTCTGCAAGGTCTGTCTTTACATCTTCACTTTATCAGCATTCAAAAAAACCGATTTTAATGATTACCCATAATCTGTTTCAGGCCCAGAAGATTTATGAAGACCTGGCCAACCTTCTCGGGGATCAGGTCCTTCTTTATCCTGTAAACGAATTAATTGCTTCTGAGCTTGCTGTAGCAAGCCCTGAGTTAAAAGCACAGAGAATGGAAGTCCTGAATCAATTATCTCAAAATAAAAGAAGAATTATTGTTGCTCCGGTCGCAGCGCTCAGAAGGTTCTTGCCGCCGAAGGAAGCTTGGCTTGAAAATCAGTTTCATTTAAAGCTTGGGCAAGATTTAGATCTTGAAAAAACAATGGCATCTTTAATTACGATGGGGTATGAAAGAGCCGGAATGGTTTCTGCTCCAGGAGAGTTCAGTTTAAGAGGCGGGATTATGGATATCTATCCTCTTACCGAAGAATACCCGATTCGGATTGAATTGTTTGATACAGAGATTGATTCGATCCGCTCTTTTAACAGCGAAGATCAGCGTTCAATTGCTAAGCTTAAAGAAGTTCATATCGGTCCTGCAGAGGAACTCGTTGTTGATCAAAGCAGAATCACTGCATGTATACAGAAGCTGGAAAGTGGTTTAGCCTACAGTTTGAAGCGGCTGAAAGATGAAAAACAAAAAGAGATTCTGGCAGAGAATATCGGCTATGAGCTTGAACAATTAAGAAACGGCCAATTTAATCAGGAAATGTTTAAATATCTTTCATACTTTTATGCCAAGCCTGCTAGTTTACTAGATTATTTTCATGAGCAGACCATTGTCGTCATGGATGAAGTCAGCAGAATTCAGGAAATGTACGAAAATCTTGAAAAAGAAGAGGCTGACTGGTATACGAGCCTGCTTGAGCACGGAAAAATTGTGAATGATGTTCAGATGTCACATAAATATACAGATGTTTTAACAAAAACAAAGCATCCGCTTGTCTATCTATCCTTATTTTTGCGTCATGTCCCGCATACAAGTCCTCAGAATATCTTAAATGTCTCATGTAAGCAGATGCAGAATTTTCATGGGCAAATGAATGTGCTGAAAAGTGAAATTGATAGATGGAAAAAAGCAAAATTCTCTGTTGTATTTCTTGGTGCTACAGAAGAGAGAGTCAAAAAGCTTGAGGGTGTGCTGGCTGATTATGAGATTACAGCTGCTTTTTTGAAAAAAAATGAAGCGCCAAAGCTTGGCAATCTCTACATTATGGAAGGCGATCTTCAAACGGGGTTTGAACTCCCGCTGCAAAAGCTTGCCGTTATTACAGAGGAAGAACTTTTTAAAAAGAGAGTGAAAAAACAGCCAAGAAGCCAGAAAATATCAAATGCAGAAAGAATCAAGAGCTATTCGGAACTTCAAGTCGGAGATCATGTTGTTCATGTGAATCACGGGATCGGTAAATACTTGGGCATAGAAACCCTTGTAATTAATGGCGTGCACAAAGATTATCTGCATATCCGCTATCATGGCAGCGACAAATTGTATGTCCCAGTTGAACAAATTGATCTGATCCAGAAGTATGTAGGTTCAGAGGGAAAAGAGCCAAAAATCTACAAGCTTGGCGGCAGTGACTGGAAGCGGGTTAAGAAGAAAGTTGAATCCTCTGTCCAGGATATAGCAGATGACTTAATCAAGCTTTATGCCGAGAGGGAAGCAAGTGTAGGCTATGGGTTTTCGCCTGATGGCGAGATGCAGCGCGAGTTTGAATCGATTTTTCCATACCAGGAAACAGAGGATCAGCTCCGCTCCATTCATGAAATCAAGCTTGATATGGAAAGAGAACGGCCGATGGACCGGCTTCTTTGCGGTGATGTGGGCTATGGTAAAACAGAGGTTGCAATCCGTGCTGCATTTAAAGCTATTGCTGATGGTAAGCAGGTCGCCCTTCTGGTTCCAACGACCATCCTTGCACAGCAGCATTTTGAAACAGTCCGGGAGAGGTTTCAGGATTACCCGATTAATATAGGCTTGCTAAGCCGCTTTAGATCAAGAAAAGAAATGAACGAAACAGTAAAAGGTCTGAAAAGCGGCACTGTTGACATGGTAATAGGGACACACCGACTATTATCTAAAGATGTTACGTACAAAGAGCTGGGCCTATTAATTATTGATGAAGAGCAGCGCTTTGGTGTTACACATAAAGAGAAAATTAAACAAATGAAGGCAAACATTGATGTCCTGACTTTAACAGCTACACCAATACCGCGTACGCTCCATATGTCAATGCTTGGAGTCCGCGATTTGTCTGTTATCGAAACACCGCCTGAGAACCGGTTCCCTGTACAGACATATGTCGTCGAATATAATGGCGGGTTCGTCCGTGAAGCAATTGAAAGAGAACTTGCAAGGGGCGGCCAAGTCTACTTTTTATACAACCGCGTAGACGATATAGACCGTAAAGCAGATGAAATATCTATGCTTGTACCTGATGCACGTGTGACATATGCTCATGGAAAAATGTCCGAGAATGAACTGGAATCAACGATGCTTAATTTCCTTGATGGGCAATTTGATGTGCTTGTCAGTACGACAATCATTGAAACTGGGGTTGATATTCCAAATGTAAATACGCTGATCGTCCATGATGCCGATAAGATGGGTCTCTCTCAGCTCTATCAGCTAAGAGGCCGTGTCGGACGTTCCAGCCGAATTGCGTATGCTTACTTTACGTACCGAAAAGACAAAGTGCTGACTGAAGTAGCGGAAAAACGTCTGCAGGCAATTAAAGAGTTTACAGAACTGGGTTCGGGCTTCAAAATTGCGATGCGCGACCTTTCGATTCGCGGAGCAGGGAATCTGCTTGGTGCACAGCAGCACGGATTCATCGATTCTGTTGGTTTTGATCTTTATTCTCAAATGCTGAAAGAAGCAATTGAGGAACGAAGAGAAGACGGCCCGAAAGAGAAACCGTTCCAGGTTGAAATTGATCTTGAAGTGGATGCTTACTTGCCGGAAGAGTACATTTCAGACGGCAGACAGAAGATTGACATCTATAAACGATTCAGAGCTGTTGCTTCTTTAGCTGATTTAGAAGAGCTGCAGGAAGAAATTGTCGACAGATTCGGGGATTATCCTGCAGAGGTTGGCTATCTTCTGCAGATTGCAAAACTTAAAGTTTTTGCTGTCCAGGAGAAGGTAGATATGATCAAGCAGGAAAAAGACTCAGTAGCCCTTTTCGTCAGTGAGGATGCGAGCAGGCTGGTCGACGGACAGAAGCTGTTTGATCTGAGCAACAAATACGGCAGAGCCGTCGGTCTGGGAATGGACGGAAAAAGGCTTAAAATCACCATCCAGACAAAAGGAGTTATTGCTGATAAATGGCTGAAGATTGCATCAGAGCTTTTAAATGGTTTAGGCTCGGTAAAAAAAGTAGAGATTTCTGCTAACTGA
- the spoVT gene encoding stage V sporulation protein T: MKATGIVRRIDDLGRVVIPKEIRRTLRIREGDPLEIFVDRDGEVILKKYSPISELGDFAKEYADALYDSLGHPVLICDRDTYIAVSGGSKKEYMNKNISEQVEKAMEERSSVLNTEGGNIQLIDGTSEELKSFTVGPIVANGDPIGAVVIFSKDQAVGEVEHKAVETAAGFLARQMEQ, from the coding sequence ATGAAAGCAACTGGTATAGTACGTCGTATTGATGATTTAGGCCGTGTGGTGATCCCCAAGGAAATTCGCAGAACCCTGCGCATCAGAGAAGGAGATCCGCTTGAAATCTTCGTCGATCGAGACGGAGAAGTGATATTGAAAAAGTATTCACCAATAAGCGAGCTTGGCGATTTTGCAAAGGAATATGCTGATGCTTTATATGACAGCCTTGGACATCCCGTGCTGATATGTGACCGTGACACATACATAGCAGTTTCAGGAGGCTCTAAAAAGGAATACATGAACAAAAATATAAGCGAACAGGTAGAAAAAGCAATGGAAGAACGCAGCTCTGTGCTTAACACAGAAGGCGGGAATATCCAATTGATAGATGGAACAAGCGAAGAGCTTAAATCCTTCACAGTTGGACCGATTGTTGCAAATGGAGATCCTATCGGTGCTGTTGTTATCTTTTCAAAGGATCAGGCAGTAGGAGAAGTAGAGCATAAAGCAGTAGAAACGGCAGCTGGGTTTTTGGCGCGCCAAATGGAACAGTAG
- a CDS encoding putative polysaccharide biosynthesis protein: MNVRSDTSANLFLQGAFVLTLAGLIIKIMSAAYRVPYQNIVGDIGFYIYQQVYPFYGIAIMLATTGFPVIISKLIIEFGDRENDTSIFSIVKISFLFLIAVCTLFFLCLYFGAEYISEIMGDTELAPLLKIISFSFLLLPFISIARGYFQGSDNMLPTALSQVTEQGIRVITILFFSYILIQNGYSLYEAGEGALFGSLTGGLAAAAVLSVFLARDKRRGSPFQTRKSSIHIKTIVKYLLINTMTICITSLMLIFIQLIDAMQLYSALRSNGIEMSAAKALKGIYDRGQPLIQIGTVAATSFSLSLVPLISYAKKNHEAYVIADKIKSSMKICTVVGTGAAAGLIMIMEPTNIMLYRDASGTKVLAVLSVSVIFTSYALTLSAILQGLSFTFFPAAAVLIGTSVKLGLNILLVPTMNTEGAAVATIAAYAVISLLNACYLKVKGYMLISLMDLLKTAAAAGLMIAVLFLYMSVFDQYWADYDRLAAALGSLTGALTGAVIYLMAILKLSIFTKNELAAFPGGKKLEKFLK, encoded by the coding sequence ATGAACGTCCGTTCTGATACATCAGCAAATCTCTTTCTGCAAGGTGCCTTTGTACTGACACTTGCGGGACTGATTATAAAGATAATGAGCGCTGCTTACAGAGTGCCCTATCAAAATATTGTTGGAGACATAGGGTTTTACATATACCAGCAGGTTTATCCTTTTTACGGGATTGCCATTATGCTTGCTACAACCGGATTTCCGGTCATTATTTCAAAATTAATCATCGAATTTGGAGACAGAGAAAACGATACTTCGATTTTTTCTATAGTAAAGATTTCATTTTTGTTCTTAATTGCAGTTTGTACATTATTCTTTTTATGCCTCTATTTTGGGGCAGAGTACATTTCGGAAATCATGGGGGACACAGAGCTTGCCCCGCTGCTTAAAATTATTTCATTTTCTTTTCTGCTGCTTCCCTTTATATCTATTGCGAGGGGTTATTTTCAAGGATCTGATAATATGCTTCCAACTGCTCTCTCCCAAGTGACAGAACAAGGGATCCGAGTTATAACGATCCTTTTCTTTTCATATATTCTGATTCAAAATGGATACTCCCTATATGAAGCGGGCGAAGGGGCTTTATTCGGCTCATTGACAGGGGGGCTTGCTGCTGCTGCAGTTTTATCCGTATTTTTGGCAAGAGACAAAAGAAGAGGTTCGCCTTTTCAAACAAGGAAATCATCCATTCACATAAAAACAATCGTTAAGTATTTATTAATTAATACAATGACCATTTGCATCACAAGCTTAATGCTGATTTTCATCCAATTGATTGATGCGATGCAGCTATATTCGGCGCTTCGCTCTAACGGAATCGAAATGTCCGCTGCTAAAGCTCTGAAAGGCATATATGACAGGGGTCAGCCCTTAATCCAGATTGGGACTGTCGCAGCAACATCCTTTTCCTTATCATTAGTTCCGCTTATCTCATATGCGAAAAAGAATCATGAAGCTTACGTGATAGCAGATAAAATAAAAAGTTCCATGAAAATCTGCACAGTAGTCGGAACGGGTGCAGCAGCAGGACTGATTATGATTATGGAGCCGACAAACATCATGCTGTACCGGGATGCTTCAGGAACGAAAGTACTGGCTGTTTTAAGCGTTTCAGTCATTTTTACTTCCTATGCCCTGACACTTTCTGCGATCTTGCAAGGGCTAAGCTTCACTTTTTTTCCTGCAGCTGCAGTTCTGATTGGAACCTCAGTTAAACTTGGTTTAAACATTCTTTTGGTTCCGACGATGAATACGGAGGGAGCAGCTGTTGCAACAATTGCTGCATATGCAGTGATCAGCCTTCTGAATGCCTGTTATTTGAAAGTGAAAGGTTACATGCTGATCAGCTTGATGGATCTTCTCAAAACTGCCGCTGCTGCAGGTCTGATGATTGCGGTGCTTTTCCTTTATATGTCGGTCTTTGATCAATATTGGGCGGACTATGACCGTTTGGCGGCTGCACTAGGATCATTAACGGGTGCTTTAACAGGAGCGGTCATCTATCTAATGGCCATTTTAAAACTATCTATTTTTACAAAAAATGAACTAGCGGCATTTCCGGGCGGAAAAAAGCTTGAGAAGTTTTTAAAATAA